A region from the Bacillota bacterium genome encodes:
- a CDS encoding lytic transglycosylase domain-containing protein codes for MREKLFNGLWVTLVCFVVVFLASALVEAERQGDKLYAHAVELQEHIDAQEQVIADQGGLIAAYEEQQAAVISVLTQAAETLEVVAYGPYDRKELQRLISEIADIIREVNSTLGPDQADDISRAIVTQAVAADIDPYLLLSVAVVESDCRPVVRGGSGEYGMMQVMPGTGRWIAGRLGYADFEPSQLQDAQMNIQFATYYLRTGIAEFGGDTQKGLLAYNRGSGGARKWLKENRSDEHRYVKRVIQAYGEVKT; via the coding sequence ATGCGTGAAAAGTTATTTAACGGGTTGTGGGTAACCCTGGTATGTTTTGTGGTTGTTTTTCTAGCATCGGCACTGGTTGAAGCTGAGCGACAAGGGGACAAGCTCTATGCCCATGCCGTTGAGCTTCAAGAGCACATTGATGCACAGGAGCAAGTTATAGCTGATCAGGGTGGCCTAATAGCCGCCTATGAGGAGCAGCAAGCAGCTGTAATATCCGTGCTGACTCAAGCTGCCGAAACTTTAGAGGTTGTTGCATATGGGCCCTATGATCGCAAAGAGCTCCAAAGATTAATAAGCGAAATAGCGGATATCATCCGAGAGGTTAACAGCACTTTGGGTCCAGATCAGGCTGATGATATTAGCCGGGCAATCGTTACCCAGGCAGTGGCTGCGGACATAGACCCCTACCTGCTGTTGTCTGTGGCGGTAGTTGAAAGCGATTGCCGGCCGGTTGTCAGGGGTGGTAGCGGTGAATATGGCATGATGCAAGTCATGCCTGGTACCGGCAGGTGGATTGCGGGCCGTTTGGGGTATGCAGACTTTGAGCCGTCTCAACTACAAGACGCGCAGATGAACATACAGTTCGCCACTTATTATCTGCGGACAGGTATTGCAGAATTCGGTGGGGATACCCAGAAAGGGTTGCTTGCTTACAATCGCGGGAGTGGTGGTGCCCGGAAGTGGCTTAAGGAGA
- a CDS encoding DEAD/DEAH box helicase: MYDRFEVARVLVIAPLRVAETVWTSEAAKWEHLRHLRLSRVIGSQKQRLAALGVPADIYLINRENVEWLVNHYGKDWPFDMVVVDELSSFKSPKARRFRALRKVRPLVNRIVGLTGTPAPNGLIDLWAQVYLLDQGERLGKTVTGYRSRYFEPGRGDRSRRIIYNWEPKAGAEEAIHAKIADICISMKAADWLELPERITNVVPVNLSEKAAKQYKQLERKLLLPFAEGDVVADTAAVLSNKLLQLANGAVYDEHGGVQEIHQVKLEALADLIEAANGKPVLVFYNYRHDLDRIKQRFPGAKTLESAAEIHAWNAGDIPLLLAHPASAGHGLNLQAGGHTIIWFGLTWSLELYQQANARLDRQGQQHNVIVHHLVSEGTMDEQVMLALDTKTAGQDALLAAVKARLDRLER, from the coding sequence ATGTATGACCGGTTCGAAGTCGCCCGCGTGCTGGTGATTGCGCCCCTGCGGGTAGCGGAGACAGTTTGGACTAGTGAAGCAGCCAAGTGGGAGCATCTTCGACACCTAAGACTATCAAGAGTTATTGGCAGCCAGAAACAACGTTTGGCCGCCTTGGGTGTCCCAGCAGACATTTATCTAATCAACCGGGAAAATGTTGAATGGCTTGTAAACCATTATGGCAAAGACTGGCCTTTTGACATGGTGGTTGTGGACGAGCTCTCCAGCTTTAAGTCTCCCAAGGCCCGACGCTTCCGGGCACTGCGGAAGGTGCGCCCTTTAGTTAACCGGATTGTGGGTCTGACCGGCACTCCAGCCCCCAACGGTCTCATAGATCTCTGGGCCCAGGTCTATCTGCTGGATCAAGGGGAACGCCTAGGCAAAACAGTTACAGGTTACCGAAGCAGATACTTCGAACCGGGACGCGGGGATAGATCCAGACGAATAATCTACAACTGGGAGCCAAAGGCTGGAGCTGAGGAGGCCATACATGCCAAGATTGCTGATATCTGTATCAGCATGAAGGCCGCAGACTGGCTGGAGTTGCCCGAGCGGATTACCAACGTCGTTCCGGTCAACCTGTCGGAAAAAGCGGCCAAGCAGTACAAGCAGCTGGAGCGGAAACTACTGCTACCCTTCGCTGAGGGTGATGTGGTTGCCGACACTGCAGCAGTCCTGTCTAACAAGCTGCTGCAGTTGGCTAACGGAGCTGTTTATGATGAGCATGGCGGCGTCCAGGAGATTCACCAAGTTAAATTGGAGGCCCTGGCCGATCTGATTGAAGCCGCTAACGGTAAACCGGTGCTAGTGTTTTATAACTATCGGCACGATTTAGACAGAATAAAGCAGCGCTTCCCAGGGGCTAAGACTCTGGAAAGTGCAGCTGAAATACATGCCTGGAACGCTGGTGACATTCCGCTGCTACTAGCCCACCCAGCCTCTGCCGGCCACGGCCTCAACCTCCAGGCAGGAGGCCACACCATTATTTGGTTTGGGCTAACATGGAGCCTGGAACTATACCAACAGGCCAATGCCAGGTTGGATAGGCAGGGCCAGCAACATAACGTTATAGTCCATCACCTGGTTTCTGAGGGAACTATGGATGAACAGGTGATGCTAGCACTGGACACAAAAACAGCCGGGCAAGACGCGTTGTTAGCTGCAGTCAAAGCCCGACTCGATAGATTGGAGAGGTGA
- a CDS encoding VRR-NUC domain-containing protein yields MSEQKLERRFKREIERRGWRAFKFTSPGMAGMPDRIILIPGNRTFFAELKAPGKKLRELQRKRINMLIAMGYPVYFIDSIDAIDLCVGHIEEVVSK; encoded by the coding sequence ATGAGCGAACAAAAACTGGAACGGCGGTTCAAGAGAGAGATTGAGCGTCGAGGATGGCGGGCGTTTAAATTTACCTCCCCGGGCATGGCGGGCATGCCAGATCGGATTATTCTTATTCCGGGCAATAGGACTTTTTTTGCAGAGTTAAAAGCACCGGGTAAAAAGTTGCGGGAGCTCCAGCGGAAGCGTATCAATATGCTAATCGCCATGGGCTATCCGGTGTATTTCATAGATTCGATTGATGCTATTGATTTATGTGTTGGGCACATCGAGGAGGTGGTTTCGAAGTGA
- a CDS encoding DUF2815 family protein produces the protein MSTAKKAPATKVITEKIRFAYAHVFKPVAITEGADPKYSLCLLIPKTDKVTLKKIKAAIESAKQQGSSIWGGKVPANLKLPVRDGDEERSDQEEFQGMYFINANSLQKPGLVDADLNPIMDQSEFYSGCYGRVSINFYPYNTAGNRGIACGLNNIQKLADGESLSGRSRAEDDFNDDFADDDDDDILG, from the coding sequence ATGTCAACTGCAAAAAAAGCTCCTGCCACCAAGGTGATTACTGAAAAAATCAGATTCGCTTACGCACACGTCTTTAAACCAGTTGCAATCACCGAAGGCGCAGACCCAAAATACTCATTGTGCTTGCTGATACCCAAAACCGATAAGGTTACTCTGAAGAAAATCAAAGCCGCTATTGAGTCAGCCAAGCAGCAAGGCTCCTCTATATGGGGTGGCAAAGTTCCCGCCAATCTTAAGTTACCTGTTCGTGATGGTGACGAAGAAAGATCTGACCAGGAAGAATTTCAGGGCATGTACTTCATTAACGCAAATTCTTTACAAAAGCCTGGCCTGGTTGATGCGGACCTTAATCCCATCATGGACCAGAGCGAATTTTACTCTGGCTGTTATGGGCGCGTCAGCATAAACTTCTACCCTTATAATACGGCTGGCAACAGGGGTATCGCTTGTGGCTTAAACAACATTCAAAAACTCGCTGATGGTGAGTCCCTTAGTGGACGGAGCCGGGCTGAAGATGATTTCAATGACGACTTTGCTGATGACGACGATGACGACATTTTAGGATAG
- a CDS encoding DUF2800 domain-containing protein, translating into MKHALLSASGSARWLACPPSAKLEEQFPDAQSEYAAEGTFAHELAELLLSRAVANTTKPSVYKTKLLALQKHEFYSQEMQDYIQQYVDQVSEIFMAAKVRCCDTVALLEQRLDYSNWVPDGFGTGDVVIIADNTVEIIDLKYGKGVPVSAENNSQMRLYGLGAYAAYSILYDIQTVRMTIIQPRLDNISTEELSVDKLLAWATDYVAPKAKLAASGKGEFVAGDHCRFCKAKATCRARVKANLELAKHEFRKPPLLDVPEIAEILTQAEQLQKWASDIQAYALEQAEKHGVKFPGYKLVEGRSNRKYADEAAVATKLSAEGYTEDQIFQKKLLGITAMEKLLGKKEFGLQLGDLVIKPPGKPTLVPESDGRPELNSAEAAKADFG; encoded by the coding sequence ATGAAACATGCACTGTTAAGCGCATCCGGATCAGCCCGGTGGCTGGCTTGCCCGCCCAGCGCCAAGCTGGAAGAACAGTTTCCTGATGCGCAGAGTGAGTACGCAGCTGAAGGGACATTTGCCCACGAACTGGCGGAGTTGCTATTGTCGCGGGCTGTAGCCAACACCACTAAACCAAGCGTCTATAAAACCAAGCTTTTGGCCCTGCAAAAACACGAGTTCTACTCCCAGGAGATGCAGGACTATATCCAGCAATACGTGGATCAAGTGTCCGAAATCTTCATGGCGGCCAAAGTGCGCTGCTGTGATACTGTCGCGCTATTAGAGCAACGCCTTGATTATTCAAACTGGGTCCCTGACGGTTTTGGCACGGGAGACGTCGTAATTATTGCTGACAACACGGTCGAGATTATAGACCTCAAGTATGGAAAAGGGGTTCCCGTGTCTGCCGAAAACAACTCCCAGATGCGCTTGTATGGCTTGGGTGCCTATGCCGCTTACTCTATCCTTTACGATATTCAGACAGTGCGCATGACCATCATTCAGCCCCGTCTGGATAACATCTCCACGGAGGAATTATCCGTGGACAAGCTATTGGCCTGGGCCACTGATTACGTGGCCCCCAAGGCCAAGTTGGCGGCTAGCGGCAAAGGCGAGTTTGTTGCGGGTGATCACTGCCGGTTTTGTAAAGCTAAGGCTACATGCCGCGCCCGGGTAAAGGCCAACCTTGAACTAGCTAAGCATGAATTTAGGAAGCCACCATTGTTGGACGTCCCAGAGATTGCAGAAATTCTAACTCAGGCTGAACAGCTACAAAAGTGGGCGTCAGATATCCAAGCCTACGCCCTGGAGCAAGCCGAGAAACATGGAGTGAAATTCCCTGGCTATAAACTTGTCGAAGGGCGAAGCAACCGGAAATATGCTGATGAGGCGGCAGTGGCCACAAAACTATCAGCAGAAGGTTATACCGAAGACCAGATTTTCCAGAAGAAGTTACTGGGCATCACTGCCATGGAAAAGCTGTTGGGGAAAAAAGAGTTTGGCCTACAGCTGGGCGATTTGGTTATTAAGCCGCCAGGCAAACCTACCCTGGTCCCCGAATCAGACGGGCGCCCGGAACTTAATTCAGCAGAAGCCGCCAAAGCGGACTTCGGTTAA
- a CDS encoding DUF3846 domain-containing protein — translation MPSEARIKIVLLRAAEQPQELTIDNTLASLQQLVGGYIQAVPVTIDDCQYVLVVDEEGRINHKPTNLVCHFGAFVGDILFCKSDAEGEFISLNHEDIKRIKEFLESESVSYYL, via the coding sequence ATGCCTAGTGAGGCGCGCATCAAGATAGTGTTACTGCGGGCCGCTGAACAGCCTCAGGAGTTGACAATTGATAACACATTGGCCTCTTTACAGCAGCTGGTTGGCGGCTATATCCAGGCCGTGCCAGTGACAATCGATGATTGCCAGTATGTCCTGGTTGTCGATGAAGAAGGCAGAATCAATCATAAACCAACTAACCTTGTATGCCATTTCGGAGCGTTTGTAGGCGATATCCTATTTTGCAAAAGCGATGCTGAAGGTGAATTTATATCACTTAATCACGAAGACATTAAGCGGATCAAAGAGTTTCTGGAATCCGAATCCGTATCGTACTACCTATAG
- a CDS encoding helix-turn-helix transcriptional regulator — MQRRWLIRLRGNTSQQLIAQQCGISQNFYSWIEQGERRPSVEVAKKIAAVLGFEWTRFFEEEDDEDPQSA; from the coding sequence ATGCAAAGGCGTTGGCTTATACGTCTTAGAGGGAATACATCCCAACAATTAATAGCCCAGCAGTGCGGCATATCTCAAAACTTTTACAGCTGGATTGAACAGGGCGAACGTCGCCCCTCCGTTGAGGTGGCAAAAAAAATAGCCGCAGTGCTGGGTTTTGAGTGGACCAGATTCTTTGAAGAGGAAGACGATGAAGATCCGCAGAGCGCGTGA
- a CDS encoding helix-turn-helix transcriptional regulator — translation MRSMLRIKQLREEKGISQKALGQMFNVAQNTISNWENGTREPDTATLTRLAKLFNVSVDYLLGNTLVRTPVETIAAHRDGEGDWTPEELEDIERFKEFVRMKRQSEQNNE, via the coding sequence GTGCGTTCCATGTTAAGGATCAAGCAGTTAAGAGAGGAAAAAGGCATAAGCCAAAAAGCATTAGGGCAGATGTTTAACGTTGCACAAAATACCATAAGCAACTGGGAAAACGGGACTAGGGAGCCAGATACAGCAACATTGACGCGGCTTGCTAAGTTGTTTAATGTGAGTGTTGACTATCTACTGGGGAACACTCTTGTTCGGACCCCTGTTGAAACTATCGCCGCGCACCGGGATGGAGAAGGGGACTGGACCCCAGAAGAGCTTGAGGACATAGAAAGATTTAAGGAGTTCGTTCGGATGAAGCGCCAAAGTGAGCAAAATAACGAGTAA
- a CDS encoding ImmA/IrrE family metallo-endopeptidase, producing the protein MHEKLLVEAEKERIKVVEFPFQKVKGLYCEKVIGLRQGMTTAETVCVLVEELGHYHTSSGDILDQSNIINRKQERRACAWGYERLVPLGKLINAYEAGVQSRHDLAEYLTVTEEFLLAVLKYYREKHGLQHQLGNYIIYFEPLMIFKAIND; encoded by the coding sequence ATGCATGAAAAACTACTTGTTGAGGCTGAAAAAGAGCGAATCAAAGTTGTGGAATTCCCTTTTCAGAAAGTGAAGGGGTTGTACTGCGAAAAGGTTATAGGTCTTAGGCAGGGCATGACTACAGCCGAAACAGTCTGTGTTCTTGTGGAAGAGCTGGGACATTACCATACTTCAAGTGGCGATATACTTGACCAGAGCAATATCATAAACCGGAAGCAAGAACGGCGGGCCTGCGCATGGGGGTACGAGCGCCTGGTCCCTCTGGGTAAGCTCATAAATGCCTATGAGGCTGGAGTTCAATCCCGACATGATCTAGCTGAGTATTTGACCGTAACCGAGGAATTTTTGCTGGCTGTGTTGAAGTATTACCGGGAGAAACATGGCCTACAGCACCAGTTAGGCAATTACATAATTTATTTTGAACCGTTGATGATTTTCAAGGCTATCAATGATTGA
- a CDS encoding recombinase family protein, whose protein sequence is MKAVIYARYSPGPQQREESIEGQIRECTEFAQKQELTIVGQYVDRAATGRNDNRIEFQKMLKDSEKRLFDAVVVWKIDRFGRSREEIAANKVRLRRNGVKVLYAKEHIPDGPEGIILESLLEGLAEYYSANLSQNIKRGMQENALKGLVTGGNVALGYRINKDKKFEIDPFTAPIVKEIFTLYDAGYTAAEINKHLNNKGYKTSRGVPFNKNSFGTILKNKKYIGVYTFDGQETGAAVPAIISEDLFYRVQAKLIKNKKAPGRGKAKVDYLLSTKLFCGHCGSAMVGESGAGRGKVYHYYKCIKRKREKACGKVPVAKDWIEDLVIRETINTVLTDEVITLISENIEAIQRKEQRDNPVAYLQDKLKENEKAAKNLLKAIEQGVLTPTTKSRMKELEHEKAELLATITQEQTARVFVTKEQARYWLEQFRSGEINDPEYRRRLVDTFINAVFLYDPQDDDGNKKIIITFNYTGGTQTVNISDLTPPPPPNNLPSIDKK, encoded by the coding sequence ATGAAAGCTGTAATTTATGCCCGGTATTCTCCTGGGCCACAACAGCGAGAAGAGTCTATTGAGGGTCAAATTCGCGAATGTACGGAGTTTGCACAAAAGCAGGAACTGACCATAGTTGGCCAGTACGTAGATAGGGCCGCAACAGGCCGGAACGATAACCGGATAGAGTTCCAGAAGATGCTGAAGGACAGCGAGAAAAGGCTATTTGATGCAGTCGTCGTCTGGAAGATTGACCGATTTGGTCGCAGCCGTGAAGAGATCGCTGCAAACAAAGTCCGGCTTCGCCGTAACGGGGTCAAAGTTTTATATGCCAAGGAGCATATTCCTGACGGCCCGGAAGGCATTATTCTTGAAAGTCTCCTGGAAGGGTTGGCCGAGTACTATTCTGCGAACCTATCCCAAAACATTAAGCGCGGCATGCAGGAAAATGCCCTCAAGGGTTTAGTCACAGGCGGCAATGTTGCTTTGGGCTATCGAATTAATAAGGATAAAAAGTTTGAGATTGACCCGTTCACAGCGCCGATAGTCAAAGAGATTTTTACACTTTATGACGCTGGGTATACAGCCGCAGAGATTAATAAACATTTGAACAATAAAGGCTACAAAACTTCCCGTGGAGTTCCGTTTAATAAAAACTCATTCGGCACAATACTAAAGAATAAAAAATACATTGGCGTCTATACCTTTGATGGGCAGGAAACCGGCGCTGCCGTGCCTGCAATCATTAGTGAGGATCTATTTTATCGGGTACAAGCTAAACTTATCAAAAACAAAAAAGCCCCGGGAAGGGGGAAGGCTAAGGTGGACTATTTACTATCAACAAAACTTTTTTGCGGCCACTGCGGCTCTGCAATGGTCGGAGAAAGTGGAGCTGGACGGGGCAAGGTATATCACTATTACAAATGCATCAAGCGGAAAAGAGAAAAGGCTTGTGGTAAAGTGCCAGTCGCTAAGGACTGGATAGAAGATTTGGTTATTCGCGAAACAATTAATACTGTGCTAACTGATGAAGTTATCACTCTAATTTCTGAAAACATTGAGGCAATCCAGAGAAAAGAGCAAAGGGATAATCCTGTTGCCTATCTTCAGGACAAACTAAAAGAGAATGAAAAGGCCGCTAAAAACCTATTAAAAGCCATTGAACAGGGTGTATTAACTCCTACTACAAAGAGCAGGATGAAAGAACTGGAGCACGAAAAGGCGGAGCTGTTAGCAACCATAACCCAGGAACAGACTGCTAGGGTCTTTGTAACTAAAGAACAGGCCCGATACTGGCTTGAGCAATTTAGGTCTGGGGAAATCAACGACCCTGAATACCGGCGCCGGCTGGTCGACACCTTTATAAATGCTGTGTTTCTCTATGATCCTCAAGACGATGATGGAAATAAAAAGATAATTATTACTTTTAACTACACCGGGGGAACGCAAACAGTTAATATTTCGGATTTGACCCCGCCGCCTCCACCAAATAATCTACCATCTATTGATAAAAAATAA
- a CDS encoding type II toxin-antitoxin system Phd/YefM family antitoxin: MEHLNIAEFNRGQSSKLIRGLVADDKTAFIQKNGKPIAVVMSNARYERLLKKGVDINEY; encoded by the coding sequence ATGGAGCATCTCAACATTGCAGAGTTCAACCGTGGCCAATCCTCAAAGCTGATAAGAGGCCTGGTCGCAGATGACAAGACGGCATTCATTCAAAAAAACGGTAAGCCTATCGCAGTTGTAATGTCCAATGCTCGCTATGAACGATTGCTAAAGAAGGGAGTCGATATCAATGAATATTAA
- a CDS encoding SAM-dependent DNA methyltransferase, translating into MNINISEKSNFIWKIADLLRGDYKQSEYGDVILPFTVLCRLDSVLAPTKDAVLEVNRTCKFKNKAPFLMKATKTESVPEGYRFYNVSEFTFAKLKNDATNIADNLTDYIKGFSENARTILESFDIYSQIARLDRANLLYLVICKFVDDIDLHPDRVKNNEMGYIFEELIRKFSEMSNETAGEHFTPREVIRLMVSMLFNPDLDKIIDPAFMAKLYDPAAGTGGMLSAAIEYAAEHSPSAIIRVYGQELNEKTYAICKSDTMIKGDGYENIHLGNSFTEDALPRERFHYMLCNPPFGVEWKKYEKFIRDESEDKGFAGRFGAGLPRVSDGSLLFLQHMISKMMEYDPEADGVTGCRLGIVFNGSPLFTGDAGSGESEIRKWIIENGWLETIIALPDQLFYNTGILTYVWIVTNRKKGIRKGKIQLIDGTSFFERMRKPLGEKRKMLNETHIAELTKIYGNFVDGEYCKIFDEDDFAYWKVTVERPLRLNFQASPERIERIREQTAFANLAKSRKRKPEENAKEVAEGVKQQEAILAAITTIDGSVLYKNRAEFSKLLQKALKKAGLDVKAPLMKAILAGLSEKDEAADICTDAKGNPEPDTDLRDTEQIPFTRKVPEKEAIDDYIEREVKPYAPDAWVDYSKTKKGYEIPFTRHFYKYEELGDSEETLLEIQSLGERIQSGINRLFAEEV; encoded by the coding sequence ATGAATATTAACATATCCGAAAAATCCAACTTTATATGGAAAATAGCGGACTTGCTTCGCGGCGATTACAAGCAGAGTGAGTATGGCGATGTTATTCTGCCGTTTACCGTGCTTTGCCGTTTGGATAGCGTACTTGCTCCAACGAAAGATGCGGTTCTGGAGGTAAACAGAACCTGCAAATTTAAAAACAAGGCTCCGTTTTTAATGAAAGCAACAAAAACAGAGAGTGTGCCTGAAGGCTATAGGTTTTATAACGTAAGTGAATTCACATTTGCCAAACTGAAAAACGATGCTACTAACATCGCGGATAATCTCACCGATTACATAAAGGGTTTCTCGGAGAATGCCCGGACGATATTGGAGTCTTTTGATATATACTCGCAGATTGCGCGGCTCGACAGGGCAAACTTGCTGTACCTTGTAATTTGTAAGTTTGTGGACGATATAGACCTACACCCCGACCGCGTAAAAAATAATGAGATGGGTTATATTTTCGAGGAACTCATCCGCAAGTTTTCGGAAATGTCCAATGAAACCGCAGGTGAACACTTCACTCCGCGTGAGGTTATCCGCCTGATGGTATCTATGCTATTTAACCCAGATTTGGATAAAATTATTGACCCGGCGTTTATGGCGAAGCTTTACGACCCAGCAGCTGGAACGGGGGGGATGCTTTCGGCGGCAATAGAATATGCAGCAGAGCATTCCCCGTCAGCCATCATACGGGTTTACGGGCAAGAATTGAATGAGAAAACCTATGCCATATGTAAATCCGACACGATGATTAAAGGAGATGGCTACGAAAACATTCATCTCGGAAACAGTTTCACCGAGGATGCTTTGCCTAGGGAGCGGTTTCACTATATGCTTTGCAATCCGCCGTTCGGCGTAGAATGGAAAAAGTATGAGAAGTTCATCCGCGATGAATCCGAGGACAAGGGCTTCGCCGGGCGTTTCGGCGCAGGACTGCCCCGCGTGTCAGACGGTTCATTGTTATTTTTGCAACACATGATAAGCAAAATGATGGAATATGACCCCGAAGCCGATGGAGTCACCGGCTGCCGTCTTGGCATTGTCTTCAACGGCTCACCGCTCTTCACGGGCGATGCCGGAAGTGGTGAAAGCGAAATCCGCAAGTGGATTATTGAGAATGGCTGGCTCGAAACCATCATCGCACTCCCCGATCAGCTTTTCTATAACACGGGCATCTTAACCTATGTATGGATTGTGACGAATCGCAAAAAGGGCATACGAAAGGGCAAAATCCAGTTGATTGACGGCACGTCCTTTTTTGAGCGAATGAGGAAACCACTCGGCGAAAAGCGCAAGATGTTGAACGAAACCCACATCGCCGAACTCACTAAAATCTACGGCAATTTTGTGGATGGTGAGTATTGCAAAATATTTGATGAGGATGACTTCGCCTACTGGAAGGTCACAGTGGAACGCCCGCTCCGGCTGAATTTTCAAGCCTCGCCGGAGCGCATTGAGCGTATCCGTGAGCAAACGGCGTTTGCCAACCTCGCCAAGAGCCGTAAACGCAAGCCGGAGGAAAACGCTAAAGAAGTCGCTGAGGGTGTAAAGCAACAGGAAGCAATCCTCGCCGCCATCACCACGATTGACGGTTCCGTATTGTACAAGAACCGTGCCGAGTTCTCCAAGCTGCTCCAGAAGGCATTGAAAAAAGCGGGGCTTGATGTAAAAGCGCCTCTCATGAAAGCTATCCTTGCCGGACTGTCTGAAAAGGACGAAGCCGCCGACATTTGCACCGATGCCAAGGGGAATCCTGAACCTGATACAGATTTGCGCGATACCGAGCAAATACCATTCACAAGAAAAGTGCCGGAAAAAGAAGCCATCGACGATTACATCGAGCGGGAGGTCAAACCTTATGCGCCCGATGCATGGGTGGATTACTCCAAAACAAAAAAGGGCTATGAAATCCCGTTCACGCGCCACTTCTATAAATATGAAGAACTCGGCGATTCCGAAGAAACCTTGCTTGAAATCCAATCGCTGGGTGAGCGGATTCAGTCAGGGATTAATCGGTTGTTTGCGGAGGAGGTGTGA